One Nocardioides oleivorans DNA segment encodes these proteins:
- a CDS encoding siderophore-interacting protein has translation MPALPQVPMRVHRAEVVRVEELAPWLRRVVLGGAGLADFESTGVGDEYLRVMFPPEGETEPRLPVVEDGVFDFAQVDLALLRTYTVRDHDPVAGEVTIDFVVHDGGVASTWARGAEPGDVVGLNSPTAMYDAPADLVWQVLAADAAALPALSRIIENTPVGVRTRVVLELPDADTEVPLPSHPGLDPDSDVVRIVSGNGHGPSRLPEVVESLTRPDGVGYVWVAGESKALRGVRKHLRHALGLPASAYKSVGYWIEDAEKWREDYDALDADTKAALDALWESDRDEEDIEDEYDARLTALGL, from the coding sequence ATGCCCGCCCTGCCCCAGGTCCCGATGCGCGTCCACCGCGCCGAGGTCGTCCGCGTCGAGGAGCTCGCACCCTGGCTGCGCCGGGTGGTGCTCGGTGGCGCCGGGCTCGCCGACTTCGAGAGCACCGGGGTCGGTGACGAGTACCTCCGCGTGATGTTCCCGCCCGAGGGCGAGACCGAGCCGCGGCTGCCCGTCGTCGAGGACGGCGTCTTCGACTTCGCCCAGGTCGACCTCGCGCTCCTGCGCACCTACACCGTCCGCGACCACGACCCGGTCGCCGGCGAGGTCACCATCGACTTCGTCGTCCACGACGGCGGGGTCGCCTCGACGTGGGCGCGTGGCGCGGAGCCCGGCGACGTGGTCGGCCTCAACAGCCCCACCGCGATGTACGACGCCCCCGCCGACCTCGTCTGGCAGGTGCTGGCCGCCGACGCCGCCGCCCTGCCCGCGCTCTCGCGCATCATCGAGAACACCCCGGTCGGGGTCCGCACCCGGGTCGTGCTCGAGCTGCCCGACGCCGACACCGAGGTCCCGCTGCCGTCCCACCCCGGCCTCGACCCCGACTCCGACGTCGTACGCATCGTGTCCGGCAACGGCCACGGCCCGAGCCGGCTGCCCGAGGTGGTCGAGTCGCTGACCCGGCCCGACGGCGTCGGCTACGTGTGGGTCGCGGGGGAGAGCAAGGCGCTGAGGGGCGTGCGCAAGCACCTGCGCCACGCGCTCGGCCTGCCGGCATCGGCCTACAAGTCCGTCGGCTACTGGATCGAGGACGCCGAGAAGTGGCGCGAGGACTACGACGCGCTCGACGCCGACACGAAGGCCGCCCTCGACGCGCTCTGGGAGTCCGACCGCGACGAGGAGGACATCGAGGACGAGTACGACGCGAGGCTGACGGCGCTCGGCCTGTGA
- the efeU gene encoding iron uptake transporter permease EfeU translates to MLANYLIGLREGLEAALVVSILVAYLVKTDRRHLLPRIWAGVALAVGVSLAFGATLTYGPRGLTFEAQELIGGSLSIVAVGFVTWMIFWMARAARGLSGELRGRIDDAADGGRWSLVLVAVLAVGREGLETALFLWAATQAGTRDATGISTPTWEPLAGAALGIATAVLLGYLIYRGAISINLTRFFTWTGAFLILVAAGVLAYGVHDLQEARFLPGLGDLAFDVSDTIDANSWYGTLLKGVFNFSPATTRLEAAAWLLYAVPAMTFFLLTIRRRPKAPAQAPAPASTSAPAA, encoded by the coding sequence GTGTTGGCGAACTACCTGATCGGGTTGCGCGAGGGGCTGGAGGCAGCCCTGGTCGTGAGCATCCTCGTGGCCTACCTGGTCAAGACCGATCGACGCCACCTGCTCCCGCGGATCTGGGCCGGGGTCGCGCTGGCCGTCGGCGTGAGCCTGGCCTTCGGGGCCACGCTGACCTACGGCCCCCGCGGCCTGACCTTCGAGGCGCAGGAGCTCATCGGCGGCAGCCTGTCGATCGTCGCGGTCGGCTTCGTCACCTGGATGATCTTCTGGATGGCCCGCGCCGCACGCGGGCTCAGCGGTGAGCTCCGCGGCAGGATCGACGACGCCGCCGACGGCGGCCGCTGGTCGCTCGTCCTCGTCGCCGTGCTGGCCGTCGGTCGCGAGGGGCTCGAGACCGCGCTCTTCCTGTGGGCCGCCACCCAGGCCGGCACGCGCGACGCGACCGGCATCTCCACGCCGACGTGGGAGCCGCTGGCCGGCGCTGCGCTGGGCATCGCCACCGCGGTGCTGCTCGGCTACCTGATCTACCGCGGCGCGATCAGCATCAACCTCACCAGGTTCTTCACCTGGACCGGCGCCTTCCTGATCCTCGTCGCCGCAGGCGTGCTGGCCTACGGCGTGCACGACCTGCAGGAGGCGCGGTTCCTGCCCGGCCTGGGCGACCTCGCCTTCGACGTCTCCGACACCATCGACGCGAACAGCTGGTACGGCACGCTCCTCAAGGGCGTCTTCAACTTCTCGCCGGCCACGACCAGGCTCGAGGCCGCTGCCTGGCTGCTCTACGCCGTCCCGGCGATGACCTTCTTCCTCCTCACCATCCGTCGGCGCCCGAAGGCTCCCGCCCAGGCCCCGGCACCCGCGTCGACGTCCGCGCCCGCGGCCTGA
- the efeO gene encoding iron uptake system protein EfeO, which produces MRKTTLVAPVTALLLASPFLAACTENADPATGGSGDEADPRALSVDSSADACTLSATEAPAGTLTFDVTNSGDQVTEFYLLGEDGLRIVAEVENVGPSISRALTVNAPAGTYFTACKPGMTGEGIRADFTVTESDQDVAVSEDEAQLVEDAQTNYAAYVQDQSAQLLEKTRQFVELYESGDDEAARALYPVARTHWERIETVAESFGDLDPMMDAREADLEPGQKWTGWHLIEKDLWPQRAEDYTPLTDKERVTYGDDLLANTEELDSRVQDLTYTVDGIANGSRGLLEEVATGKVTGEEEYWSRTDLYDFQANVDGARVGFEGVKPIVEAKDAALAEQLTTRFADLQALLDEQKQGDGFVSYDDLTPEQVKGLSDAVNALSEPLSKLTAAVLS; this is translated from the coding sequence ATGCGCAAGACGACCCTGGTCGCCCCGGTGACCGCGTTGCTGCTCGCGTCGCCGTTCCTGGCCGCGTGCACCGAGAACGCCGACCCCGCCACCGGCGGCAGCGGCGACGAGGCCGACCCGCGTGCGCTGAGCGTCGACTCCTCGGCCGACGCCTGCACGCTGTCCGCCACCGAGGCCCCGGCCGGCACCCTGACCTTCGACGTGACGAACTCCGGCGACCAGGTCACCGAGTTCTACCTCCTCGGTGAGGACGGCCTGCGCATCGTCGCCGAGGTGGAGAACGTCGGCCCGAGCATCTCCCGCGCGCTCACCGTCAACGCCCCCGCCGGCACCTACTTCACCGCCTGCAAGCCAGGCATGACCGGCGAGGGCATCCGCGCCGACTTCACCGTGACCGAGTCCGACCAGGACGTCGCCGTGAGCGAGGACGAGGCCCAGCTCGTCGAGGACGCGCAGACCAACTACGCCGCCTACGTCCAGGACCAGTCGGCCCAGCTGCTGGAGAAGACCAGGCAGTTCGTCGAGCTCTACGAGTCCGGCGACGACGAGGCCGCCCGTGCGCTCTACCCGGTCGCCCGCACCCACTGGGAGCGCATCGAGACCGTGGCGGAGTCGTTCGGCGACCTCGACCCGATGATGGACGCCCGCGAGGCCGACCTCGAGCCCGGCCAGAAGTGGACCGGCTGGCACCTCATCGAGAAAGACCTCTGGCCCCAGCGCGCCGAGGACTACACACCCCTCACCGACAAGGAGCGGGTGACCTACGGCGACGACCTGCTCGCCAACACCGAGGAGCTCGACTCCCGCGTTCAGGACCTGACCTACACCGTCGACGGCATCGCCAACGGCTCGCGCGGCCTCCTCGAGGAGGTCGCCACGGGCAAGGTCACCGGCGAGGAGGAGTACTGGTCGCGGACCGACCTCTACGACTTCCAGGCCAACGTCGACGGTGCCCGCGTCGGCTTCGAGGGTGTCAAGCCGATCGTCGAGGCCAAGGACGCCGCCCTCGCCGAGCAGCTCACCACCCGCTTCGCCGACCTCCAGGCGCTGCTCGACGAGCAGAAGCAGGGCGACGGGTTCGTGTCCTACGACGACCTGACCCCCGAGCAGGTCAAGGGCCTCTCCGACGCCGTCAACGCGCTCTCCGAGCCGCTGTCGAAGCTCACCGCGGCGGTGCTGTCCTGA
- the efeB gene encoding iron uptake transporter deferrochelatase/peroxidase subunit: MAGAYVAGRATAEAAAPDAGGDPRRSTYPFRGRRQAGIVTPAQDRLHFAAFDVVTDSRDDLVALLQAWTTAAEQMTRGEPAGSGAVDGDVNLPPDDTGEALDLPASGLTITFGFGPSLFRDADGKDRFGLADRQPEVLRELPHFPGDVLDPERSGGDLCIQACADDPQVAVHAVRNLARIGFGTVSVRWSQLGFGRTSTTSTSQSTPRNLFGFKDGTANVKAEETAALDEHVWVGSGDDDAAEWLAGGSYLVARRINMNIEIWDRQPLGDQESFIGRTKGTGAPLSGGEEMTEPDFSMPGSNDQPVIPVDSHVRVVHPDMNGGVRMLRRGYNFVDGSNALGGLDAGLFFIAYVRDPDTHFIPVQLMMSKTDALAEYLKFTGSALFAVPPGIGPGEHVGQALFA, from the coding sequence GTGGCGGGTGCGTACGTCGCCGGGCGGGCCACCGCCGAGGCCGCAGCGCCCGACGCTGGCGGCGACCCCCGTCGGTCGACGTACCCCTTCCGCGGCCGGCGGCAGGCCGGCATCGTCACCCCGGCCCAGGACCGCCTGCACTTCGCGGCCTTCGACGTCGTGACCGACTCGCGTGACGACCTCGTCGCGCTGCTACAGGCCTGGACCACGGCCGCGGAGCAGATGACCAGGGGCGAGCCCGCCGGCAGCGGCGCGGTCGACGGCGACGTGAACCTGCCTCCCGACGACACCGGCGAGGCGCTCGACCTGCCGGCCAGTGGCCTGACGATCACCTTCGGCTTCGGACCCTCGCTCTTCCGCGACGCCGACGGCAAGGACCGGTTCGGCCTCGCCGACCGGCAGCCGGAGGTGCTGCGCGAGCTCCCGCACTTCCCGGGCGACGTCCTCGACCCGGAGCGCTCGGGCGGCGACCTGTGCATCCAGGCCTGCGCCGACGACCCGCAGGTCGCGGTGCACGCGGTGCGCAACCTCGCCCGGATCGGCTTCGGCACGGTGTCCGTGCGCTGGTCGCAGCTCGGCTTCGGCCGGACCTCGACGACCTCGACCAGCCAGTCGACGCCCCGGAACCTCTTCGGCTTCAAGGACGGCACCGCCAACGTCAAGGCAGAGGAGACCGCCGCGCTCGACGAGCACGTGTGGGTCGGCTCCGGCGACGACGACGCAGCCGAGTGGCTGGCCGGTGGGTCCTACCTCGTCGCCCGCCGGATCAACATGAACATCGAGATCTGGGACCGTCAGCCGCTGGGCGACCAGGAGTCCTTCATCGGCCGCACCAAGGGCACCGGTGCCCCCCTCTCCGGCGGTGAGGAGATGACCGAGCCCGACTTCTCGATGCCCGGCAGCAACGACCAGCCGGTCATCCCGGTCGACTCCCACGTCCGGGTCGTGCACCCCGACATGAACGGCGGCGTCCGGATGCTGCGTCGCGGCTACAACTTCGTCGACGGCTCCAACGCGCTCGGGGGGCTCGACGCCGGTCTGTTCTTCATCGCCTACGTCCGCGACCCCGACACGCACTTCATCCCGGTGCAGCTGATGATGTCGAAGACCGACGCCCTCGCCGAGTACCTCAAGTTCACCGGGTCCGCGCTCTTCGCCGTGCCGCCGGGCATCGGCCCCGGCGAGCACGTCGGTCAGGCCCTGTTCGCCTGA
- a CDS encoding TIGR01777 family oxidoreductase yields the protein MKVVVAGGSGALGRRLCADLATAGHEVVVLTRRSRPGPHRQVVCDGRTVGAWREELDGSAVVNLAGELVDRRPTPANVALLTSSRVDPTRALVEASATLDSPVPVWVQASTLAIYGDAGDAVLDESAPPADGPPQMAGVARAWEEAVVGAHADRVVVLRTGIVLDNDTPALDRLWGLARWGLGGRVGPGTQWISWTHVDDWLAIVRAALEPGSALSGVVHATGPEPARNTDLMAALRRSLGRPAAPPTPAFLVRVGAVLLRTDPALALTGRRAIPARLLESGFEFSHPDLDGALADLRRRQANRA from the coding sequence ATGAAGGTCGTGGTCGCCGGAGGATCGGGAGCGCTGGGTCGTCGGCTGTGCGCCGACCTGGCCACGGCGGGCCACGAGGTGGTGGTCCTGACCCGTCGGAGCCGGCCGGGGCCGCACCGCCAGGTCGTGTGTGACGGCCGCACCGTCGGGGCGTGGCGCGAGGAGCTCGACGGCAGCGCGGTCGTCAACCTCGCGGGCGAGCTGGTGGACCGCCGGCCCACCCCGGCCAACGTCGCGCTGCTCACGTCGTCGCGCGTCGACCCGACCCGGGCCTTGGTCGAGGCGAGCGCCACCCTCGACTCTCCCGTGCCGGTGTGGGTCCAGGCCAGCACCCTCGCGATCTACGGCGACGCCGGCGACGCGGTGCTGGACGAGTCGGCGCCGCCCGCGGACGGTCCGCCCCAGATGGCCGGCGTCGCCCGCGCGTGGGAGGAGGCCGTCGTCGGCGCGCACGCCGACCGGGTCGTCGTGCTGCGGACGGGGATCGTGCTCGACAACGACACCCCGGCGCTCGACCGCCTCTGGGGACTGGCTCGGTGGGGCCTCGGCGGGCGCGTCGGGCCGGGCACCCAGTGGATCAGCTGGACGCACGTCGACGACTGGCTCGCCATCGTCCGGGCCGCGCTCGAACCCGGCTCCGCCCTGTCGGGAGTCGTGCACGCGACGGGACCGGAGCCGGCGCGCAACACCGACCTGATGGCCGCGCTGCGCCGCAGCCTCGGCCGGCCGGCCGCCCCGCCGACCCCCGCGTTCCTCGTCCGCGTGGGCGCGGTGCTCCTGCGCACCGACCCCGCCCTGGCCCTCACCGGCCGGCGCGCGATCCCGGCGCGGCTGCTTGAGAGCGGCTTCGAGTTCTCCCACCCCGACCTGGACGGGGCGCTCGCCGACCTCCGTCGGCGTCAGGCGAACAGGGCCTGA
- a CDS encoding purine-cytosine permease family protein codes for MSDTASKTSGLEQTRRLGVETTGIEIIEESERTAQPKDLFWPWFAANVSVFGLSYASFVLYFGISFWQGVVVSVIGIVVSFLLCGIIAIAGKRGSAPTMILSRAAFGVKGQKVPGVISWLVSIGWETFLAILAVLATSTIFTRLGWGGGTGTKVVAAVVVAALIVSASVAGYHIIMRMQSVLTWITGIVTVLYMVLTLDDIDWSAVQDIPSGSMQSVIGALVMVMTGFGLGWINIAADWSRYQKRTASGPSIVAWNTAGGALAPVVLVLFGLALAGSSTDILDGVAGDPIGTLATLLPTWFLVPFLLAAILSLVSGAVLGIYSSGLTLLSLGVKLKRPQAAAVDGVLLTLGTFYVVFVAEDFAGPFQSFLITLGVPLAAWAGVMISDIALRRRDYDDEALFDARGRYGDVDWAAIGTMVVGSVVGWGLVINSFSDDASWNNWQGYLLGPLGLGGRDGAWAFANLGVLFALLIGLAGGYLLRRTTVARQEA; via the coding sequence ATGAGCGATACAGCGTCGAAGACGTCCGGCCTCGAGCAGACCCGCCGGCTCGGCGTCGAGACCACGGGCATCGAGATCATCGAGGAGTCCGAGCGGACCGCACAGCCCAAGGACCTGTTCTGGCCGTGGTTCGCGGCCAACGTGTCCGTCTTCGGCCTGAGCTACGCCTCCTTCGTCCTCTACTTCGGCATCTCGTTCTGGCAGGGCGTCGTGGTGTCGGTCATCGGCATCGTGGTGTCGTTCCTGCTGTGCGGGATCATCGCGATCGCCGGCAAGCGCGGCTCCGCGCCGACGATGATCCTCAGCCGTGCCGCGTTCGGGGTGAAGGGCCAGAAGGTGCCGGGGGTGATCTCGTGGCTGGTCTCCATCGGCTGGGAGACCTTCCTCGCGATCCTCGCGGTGCTGGCCACCTCGACGATCTTCACCCGTCTCGGCTGGGGCGGCGGCACCGGCACCAAGGTCGTCGCAGCGGTCGTGGTGGCCGCGCTGATCGTGTCGGCCAGCGTCGCCGGCTACCACATCATCATGCGGATGCAGTCGGTCCTGACCTGGATCACCGGCATCGTCACGGTGCTCTACATGGTGCTCACCCTCGACGACATCGACTGGAGCGCGGTGCAGGACATCCCGTCCGGCTCGATGCAGTCCGTGATCGGTGCGCTGGTGATGGTGATGACCGGCTTCGGGCTCGGCTGGATCAACATCGCCGCGGACTGGTCGCGCTACCAGAAGCGGACGGCGTCCGGTCCCTCGATCGTCGCCTGGAACACCGCCGGCGGGGCGCTCGCGCCGGTGGTGCTGGTGCTGTTCGGCCTCGCGCTCGCGGGATCGTCCACCGACATCCTGGACGGAGTCGCCGGAGACCCGATCGGCACGCTCGCCACCCTGCTGCCGACGTGGTTCCTCGTCCCGTTCCTGCTCGCGGCGATCCTCTCGCTGGTCAGCGGCGCGGTGCTCGGCATCTACTCGTCGGGGCTGACGCTGCTCTCCCTCGGTGTGAAGCTCAAGCGTCCCCAGGCCGCCGCCGTCGACGGCGTGCTGCTGACGCTCGGCACGTTCTACGTCGTGTTCGTGGCCGAGGACTTCGCCGGCCCGTTCCAGAGCTTCCTCATCACCCTCGGTGTGCCCCTCGCAGCCTGGGCCGGCGTGATGATCTCCGACATCGCGCTGCGCAGGCGCGACTACGACGACGAGGCGCTCTTCGACGCCCGCGGCCGCTACGGGGACGTCGACTGGGCCGCGATCGGCACGATGGTCGTCGGCTCGGTCGTCGGCTGGGGCCTGGTCATCAACTCGTTCTCCGACGACGCCTCGTGGAACAACTGGCAGGGCTACCTCCTCGGCCCGCTCGGCCTCGGCGGGCGCGACGGGGCGTGGGCGTTCGCCAACCTCGGCGTCCTGTTCGCCCTGCTGATCGGCCTGGCCGGCGGCTACCTGCTCCGGCGTACGACGGTCGCGCGCCAGGAGGCCTGA
- a CDS encoding DsbA family oxidoreductase has product MKIEIWSDVVCPWCYIGKRRIENALAGFAHADEVEVHWRSYELDPGAPAVPTESTAAMLSRKYGQSPDGAKQMQDRVEAVAAEEGLVYRLSETLHLNTVDAHRVIHLAHEQGGNELQGEVKEALLKAYFTEARNVADHAVLREVAVAAGLEADRVDEVLAGTEFTQDVHADVEQAQAYGATGVPFFVIDEKYGVSGAQPTEVFSQVLDRAWSESHPKIEVLATGDAGEACGPDGCAI; this is encoded by the coding sequence GTGAAGATCGAGATCTGGTCCGACGTCGTCTGCCCGTGGTGCTACATCGGCAAGCGCCGGATCGAGAATGCCCTGGCCGGGTTCGCGCACGCCGACGAGGTGGAGGTGCACTGGCGCTCCTACGAGCTCGACCCCGGCGCCCCGGCCGTGCCGACGGAGAGCACCGCGGCGATGCTGTCGCGCAAGTACGGCCAGTCGCCCGACGGCGCGAAGCAGATGCAGGACCGCGTCGAGGCGGTCGCCGCCGAGGAGGGCCTGGTCTACCGGCTCTCCGAGACGCTGCACCTCAACACCGTCGACGCCCACCGCGTCATCCACCTCGCCCACGAGCAGGGTGGCAACGAGCTGCAGGGCGAGGTGAAGGAGGCGCTGCTGAAGGCCTACTTCACCGAGGCGCGCAACGTCGCCGACCACGCCGTGCTGCGCGAGGTCGCCGTCGCCGCCGGGCTCGAGGCCGACCGGGTGGACGAGGTGCTCGCCGGCACGGAGTTCACCCAGGACGTGCACGCCGACGTGGAGCAGGCGCAGGCCTACGGCGCGACCGGCGTCCCGTTCTTCGTGATCGACGAGAAGTACGGCGTCTCGGGCGCCCAGCCGACCGAGGTGTTCAGCCAGGTGCTGGACAGGGCCTGGTCGGAGTCGCACCCGAAGATCGAGGTGCTCGCGACCGGGGACGCCGGCGAGGCCTGCGGGCCCGACGGCTGCGCCATCTGA
- a CDS encoding YdeI/OmpD-associated family protein, whose product MGAMDDAERLEASTAAEWSDWLREHHAQPTGVFLVSPRRAAERPFSYEEAVLEALRYGWVDSTVKPVDEARTMMWFAPRRPGSMWTRINKGRIARLEEAGLMEPAGEAAVAVAKETGMWTLMDEVEDLVVPDDLAEAFDARPGGREHWDSWSPSARKMILTWIVLAKRPETRATRIATTAEKAAQGVKSQP is encoded by the coding sequence ATGGGAGCGATGGACGACGCGGAGCGTCTGGAGGCGAGCACCGCCGCCGAGTGGAGCGACTGGCTGCGCGAGCACCACGCGCAGCCCACGGGGGTGTTCCTGGTGAGCCCGCGCAGGGCGGCCGAGCGCCCGTTCTCCTACGAGGAGGCCGTGCTCGAGGCGCTGCGCTACGGCTGGGTCGACTCGACGGTGAAGCCCGTCGACGAGGCGCGCACGATGATGTGGTTCGCCCCGCGCCGCCCGGGCAGCATGTGGACCCGCATCAACAAGGGCCGGATCGCCCGGCTGGAGGAGGCCGGCCTGATGGAGCCGGCCGGCGAGGCCGCGGTCGCGGTCGCGAAGGAGACGGGCATGTGGACCCTGATGGACGAGGTCGAGGACCTCGTCGTGCCCGACGACCTGGCCGAGGCCTTCGACGCCCGTCCCGGCGGCCGCGAGCACTGGGACTCGTGGTCACCCTCGGCACGCAAGATGATCCTGACCTGGATCGTGCTCGCCAAGCGGCCCGAGACCCGCGCCACGCGGATCGCCACCACCGCCGAGAAGGCGGCTCAGGGGGTCAAGTCGCAGCCCTGA
- the serA gene encoding phosphoglycerate dehydrogenase, which translates to MNAPVKPVVLIAEELSPATIEALGPDFEIRHCNGADRAELIPAIADVDAILVRSATKVDAEALAAASRLKVVARAGVGLDNVDVKASTQAGVMVVNAPTSNIVSAAELAVALMLAAARHISPAHAALRGGEWKRSKYTGIELYEKTVGIVGLGRIGVLVAQRLSAFGMKVIAYDPYVQAGRAAQMGVRLVDLDTLLAESDFMSVHLPKTPETVGLIGADQLARAKQSLVLVNAARGGIVDEAALYDALKTGQIAAAGLDVFASEPCTDSPLFELENVVATPHLGASTDEAQEKAGIAVAKSVRLALSGELVPDAVNVQGGVIAEDVRPGIPLTEKLGRVFTALAGETAQQLDVEVRGEITEYDVKVLELAALKGVFADIVEEQVSYVNAPLLAAERGTEVRLLTEAESPDHRNLITLRGTLADGTQVSVSGTLVGLAQKERLVEVNGFDVDLEPATHLAFLTYEDRPGMVGVIGGILGEASVNIAGMQVSRQEQGGAALVALSVDSAIPADTLAEIESAMRAASVRAVNLS; encoded by the coding sequence GTGAACGCACCCGTCAAGCCCGTCGTGCTCATCGCCGAGGAGCTGAGCCCCGCCACGATCGAGGCGCTGGGCCCGGACTTCGAGATCCGCCACTGCAACGGAGCCGACCGCGCCGAGCTGATCCCGGCGATCGCCGACGTCGACGCGATCCTGGTCCGCTCCGCGACCAAGGTCGACGCCGAGGCGCTCGCCGCCGCGTCCCGCCTCAAGGTCGTCGCCCGCGCCGGCGTCGGCCTCGACAACGTCGACGTCAAGGCGTCGACCCAGGCCGGCGTCATGGTCGTCAACGCGCCGACCTCCAACATCGTCAGCGCCGCCGAGCTCGCCGTCGCGCTGATGCTGGCCGCCGCCCGCCACATCAGCCCGGCCCACGCCGCGCTGCGCGGCGGGGAGTGGAAGCGCTCGAAGTACACCGGCATCGAGCTCTACGAGAAGACCGTAGGCATCGTCGGCCTCGGTCGCATCGGCGTGCTGGTCGCGCAGCGGCTGAGCGCCTTCGGGATGAAGGTCATCGCCTACGACCCCTACGTCCAGGCCGGTCGCGCCGCGCAGATGGGCGTGCGCCTCGTGGACCTCGACACCCTCCTGGCGGAGTCGGACTTCATGAGCGTCCACCTGCCCAAGACCCCGGAGACGGTCGGCCTCATCGGCGCCGACCAGCTCGCCCGCGCCAAGCAGAGCCTGGTCCTCGTCAACGCCGCGCGTGGCGGCATCGTCGACGAGGCCGCGCTCTACGACGCGCTCAAGACCGGCCAGATCGCCGCCGCCGGCCTCGACGTCTTCGCGTCCGAGCCGTGCACCGACAGCCCGCTCTTCGAGCTCGAGAACGTCGTCGCCACCCCGCACCTCGGTGCCTCCACCGACGAGGCCCAGGAGAAGGCCGGCATCGCCGTCGCGAAGTCGGTCCGGCTCGCGCTCAGCGGCGAGCTCGTCCCCGACGCGGTCAACGTCCAGGGCGGCGTCATCGCCGAGGACGTGCGCCCCGGCATCCCGCTGACGGAGAAGCTCGGTCGCGTCTTCACCGCCCTCGCCGGCGAGACCGCCCAGCAGCTCGACGTCGAGGTGCGCGGCGAGATCACGGAGTACGACGTCAAGGTGCTCGAGCTGGCCGCGCTGAAGGGCGTCTTCGCCGACATCGTGGAGGAGCAGGTCTCCTACGTGAACGCACCGCTCCTCGCGGCCGAGCGCGGCACCGAGGTCCGCCTCCTCACCGAGGCCGAGAGCCCCGACCACCGCAACCTGATCACGCTGCGCGGCACCCTCGCCGACGGCACGCAGGTCTCGGTCAGCGGCACGCTGGTCGGCCTCGCGCAGAAGGAGCGGCTGGTCGAGGTCAACGGCTTCGACGTCGACCTCGAGCCCGCGACCCACCTGGCGTTCCTCACCTACGAGGACCGCCCCGGCATGGTCGGCGTGATCGGCGGCATCCTCGGCGAGGCGTCGGTCAACATCGCCGGGATGCAGGTCTCGCGCCAGGAGCAGGGCGGTGCGGCGCTCGTCGCGCTGAGCGTCGACTCGGCCATCCCGGCCGACACGCTCGCCGAGATCGAGTCGGCCATGCGGGCCGCCTCGGTGCGTGCGGTCAACCTGTCCTGA